DNA from Xanthomonas hyacinthi:
GACTTCACCGGCGGCTACGGGCCGGAAGAGTTCTCGCTGCGCCGGGCCAAGCCGGGCAAGTACAAGGTGGAAGCGAACTTCTTCGGCGATCGCCAGCCGCTGGTCACCGGCGCCACCACCTTGCACCTGCAGCTGAGCACCGGCTGGGGCAGTGCCACGCAGCGCGACCAGCAGGTGACGCTGCGGTTGAAGGACCAGAAGGAGACGATCCTGGTCGGCGAGTTCGAGGTGCGCTGAGGCGGTCCGCGCGCCGGCCATTGCTAAGTGGCCGGCGCGCTAAAATGCGCCATGTCCGCATCGCCCGCCACCAGCGTCTACGCCCGTTTCCTGCCGTGGCGCCGCAGTTTCGAGATCGGCTTCTGGGTCGCGCTGACCCTGGTCAATGGCAGCGCCAACAGCATTACCGTGCTGATCGACATCCGCCGCACCGGACTGCACTTCGCGGCGTGGGAGCCGGCGCTGTGGGAGTGGTCCAGCGGCCTGGTGTTCCTGCTGATCGTGCCGATCGTGGTGCTGTTGACCCGGCGCTATCCGCTGCACTGGGACAACTGGCGCCGGCGGTTGCCGGCGTATCTGTTGGGCAGCGTCGCGCTGTCGGTGCTGCATGTGTTGGGCATGGTCGCGATCCGCAGCGTGGTGTACCGGCTGCAGGGCCAGCACTACGACTTCGGCCCATGGCCGCAGGGACTGGCCTACGAATACCTGAAGGACGTGCGCAGCCTGGCCTCGATGCTGCTGTGCGTGGAGATGTACCGCTTCCTGCTGCGCCGCTGGCAGGGCGAGGCGGCCTTGCTCGGCGCGCCCGACGAAGGCCTGCCGGTGGAGTCGCTGGAACGCCCGGAGCGCTTCCTGGTGCGCAAGCTCGGCCGCGAGTTCCTGGTCGCCGCCGCCGACATCGAATGGCTGCAGGCCTCGGGCAACTACGTCAACCTGCACGTGCGCGGCCACGACTACCCGTTGCGCAGCACCATGGCCGCGATCGAGGCCAGGCTCGACCCGGCCGTGTTCGTGCGCATCCACCGCAGCTACATGGTCAACCTGGGCTGCGTGGTCTCGATCGAGCCGCTGGAGGCCGGCGAGGCGCGCGTGCACCTGCGCGACGGCAGCCATGTGCCGTGCAGCCGCCGCTACCGCGCCGCCTTGCGCACGGCGGCCGGGGAGGGCGAGGCGACGCTCGCCGAGTGATCGCTGCGCTGCTCGGCCCGGGCGCGGCGGCGCTCGCGCTGTGGCGCGGCGGCCGGAATTGCTAGAATCGCGCTCTTGTTTGCTGTTTGCCGGAATGCCGCCATGATCGAACTCAATCCCATCCGCCACCGCATCGCCGATCTGTCCGATCGGGTGCTGTCGCTCCGGGGGTTTCTTTGACTACGACGTCAAGAAAGAGCGCCTGGAGGAAGTGACCCGGGAGCTGGAAAACCCCGATATCTGGAACGACCCCGAGCGCGCCCAGAGCCTGGGCCGCGAACGCGCCAACCTGGAGAAGACCGTCGGCGGCATCGCCAGCGTGCTCGACGGGCTGAACGAGGCGCTGGAGTTCCTTGAACTTGCCGAGAGCGAGGACGACGAGGCCACCGCGCTGGCGGTGGTCGCCGATGTCGATCGCTTCCAGGCGCACGTGGAGAAGCTGGAATTCCAGCGCATGTTCTCCGGGCAGATGGACGCCAGCAACGCCTTCGTCGACATCCAGGCCGGCGCCGGCGGCACCGAGGCGCAGGACTGGGCCGAGATCCTGCTGCGCATGTACCTGCGCTGGTGCGAGTCGCGCGGCTGGAAGACCGAGCTGATGGAAGTCTCCGGCGGCGAAGTGGCCGGGATCAAGTCGGCCACGCTGCGCGTGGAAGGCGATTTCGCCTACGGCTGGCTGAAGACCGAGACCGGCGTGCACCGGCTGGTGCGCAAGTCGCCGTTCGACTCGGACAACCGCCGCCATACCAGCTTCACCTCGG
Protein-coding regions in this window:
- a CDS encoding LytTR family DNA-binding domain-containing protein, with the translated sequence MSASPATSVYARFLPWRRSFEIGFWVALTLVNGSANSITVLIDIRRTGLHFAAWEPALWEWSSGLVFLLIVPIVVLLTRRYPLHWDNWRRRLPAYLLGSVALSVLHVLGMVAIRSVVYRLQGQHYDFGPWPQGLAYEYLKDVRSLASMLLCVEMYRFLLRRWQGEAALLGAPDEGLPVESLERPERFLVRKLGREFLVAAADIEWLQASGNYVNLHVRGHDYPLRSTMAAIEARLDPAVFVRIHRSYMVNLGCVVSIEPLEAGEARVHLRDGSHVPCSRRYRAALRTAAGEGEATLAE
- the prfB gene encoding peptide chain release factor 2 (programmed frameshift); the protein is MIELNPIRHRIADLSDRVLSLRGFLDYDVKKERLEEVTRELENPDIWNDPERAQSLGRERANLEKTVGGIASVLDGLNEALEFLELAESEDDEATALAVVADVDRFQAHVEKLEFQRMFSGQMDASNAFVDIQAGAGGTEAQDWAEILLRMYLRWCESRGWKTELMEVSGGEVAGIKSATLRVEGDFAYGWLKTETGVHRLVRKSPFDSDNRRHTSFTSVFVSPEVDDNIDIDINPADLRTDVYRSSGAGGQHVNKTESAVRITHIPTNIVVACQTGRSQHQNRDNAMKMLAAKLYELEIQKRNAERDAVEATKSDIGWGSQIRNYVLDQSRIKDLRTGIERTDTQKVLDGDLDEFVEASLKSGLEVGAKRSDA